From Spiroplasma endosymbiont of Amphimallon solstitiale:
ATGGCTAAAAAACAAAATATTAATAATAATGATCCAATATCAAAAGCAGTGAGGCTTTTTAGAAATCTGTGTATCTTTGTTTTACAAAGTACTAGTTCAGATTAATTCTGTCTTCAAATTTTATCATAAAATGAGCAATTGCTGTATTTCAATTTTGAATAGGCAATGTTCATTTTTTTGTTATATTTTCAATTGCTAAATAAAATATTTTAAAAACTGACATATCATTAGGAAAAGCTTTTTTGTTTCTAATAACTTTTCGTAATTGACTATTAACAGATTCAATAGCATTTGTTGTATAAATTACTCTTTTGATTTCTGCAGGATAACTAATAAAAATCATCAAATTTTCTCAATTTTTATATCAAGATTTAGCAATTTGGGGATATTGTTTATTTCATTTACTTTCAAATGATTCTAAAGCTTGCATTGCTTGTTCTTCACTACATGCACTATAAATTGGTTTTAAATCTGTAACTAGAGTTTTTCGATGTTTGTATGAAACATATTTTAAACTATTTCGAATTTGATGAACAATGCATAATTGATGTTCTGTTTTAGGATAAACTGCTTGTATTGCTTCTGACATGCCTGTTAAATTATCACTACAAGCAATCAAAATATCATTTAAGCCTCGATTTTTCATTTCTGTGAAATTAGCTAATCAAAATTTAGCACCTTCATTTTCACTAATTCATAAGCCTAAAACATCTTTTTTACCTTCTAAATCAACTCCTAATGCTATATAAACTGATTTATTAATAATCCGTTTATCTTGTCGAACTTTAACTACTATACAATCAAAATAAACAATCGGATAAACGCTTTCTAATGGTCGATTTTGTCATGCTTTGACATCATCAATAACATCATCAGTAATTTGACTAATAACACTTTCACTAATATCAGCACCATGATATAACTCTTGTAACTGCATTCTAATGTCAGATAGAGTCATACCTTTTGCATATAGTGAAAGCACTTGTTGATCAAAACCATCAAATCTTCGCTGTCTTTTTGCAACTATTACAGGAGTAAAATCACTATTGCGATCTCTTGGTACATCAATCTCAATTTTACCTTGTTGAGTTATTAATTTTTTTGAACTTGTACCATTACGAGCATTTTCAGTATTACTATGTTGATTTTTTTCATATCCTAAATAATTTTGCATTTCAGAATTCAACATTTTTTCAACTAAACGTTTTGTTAATTCTTTATATAAACCCCCTTCTTTAAAAACTGTTGTTAAATCTTCAGTATTTTCTAATAATAAATCTACTGCTTTTGATATTGGATCATTATTATTAATATTTTGTTTTTTAGCCATCTGTAACTCACTCTTTCTAGTCATTTAATTATATTTACTAGAATTAATTAAACATAGTTATTTTTGTAAGTTACACAGATTACTAAACATTGCCAAAGCAGTAGATTTATTATTAGAAAATACTGAAGATTTAACAACAGTTTTTAAAGAAGGGGGTTTATATAAAGAATTAACAAAACGTTTAGTTGAAAAAATGTTGAATTCTGAAATGCAAAATTATTTAGGATATGAAAAAAATCAACATAGTAATACTGAAAATGCTCGTAATGGTACAAGTTCAAAAAAATTAATAACTCAACAAGGTAAAATTGAGATTGATGTACCAAGAGATCGCAATAGTGATTTTACTCCTGTAATAGTTGCAAAAAGACAGCGAAGATTTGATGGTTTTGATCAACAAGTGCTTTCACTATATGCAAAAGGTATGACTCTATCTGACATTAGAATGCAGTTACAAGAGTTATATCATGGTGCTGATATTAGTGAAAGTGTTATTAGTCAAATTACTGATGATGTTATTGATGATGTCAAAGCATGACAAAATCGACCATTAGAAAGCGTTTATCCGATTGTTTATTTTGATTGTATAGTAGTTAAAGTTCGACAAGATAAACGGATTATTAATAAATCAGTTTATATAGCATTAGGAGTTGATTTAGAAGGTAAAAAAGATGTTTTAGGCTTATGAATTAGTGAAAATGAAGGTGCTAAATTTTGATTAGCTAATTTCACAGAAATGAAAAATCGAGGCTTAAATGATATTTTGATTGCTTGTAGTGATAATTTAACAGGCATGTCAGAAGCAATACAAGCAGTTTATCCTAAAACAGAACATCAATTATGCATTGTTCATCAAATTCGAAATAGTTTAAAATATGTTTCATACAAACATCGAAAAACTCTAGTTACAGATTTAAAACCAATTTATAGTGCATGTAGTGAAGAACAAGCAATGCAAGCTTTAGAATCATTTGAAAGTAAATGAAATAAACAATATCCCCAAATTGCTAAATCTTGATATAAAAATTGAGAAAATTTGATGATTTTTATTAGTTATCCTGCAGAAATCAAAAGAGTAATTTATACAACAAATGCTATTGAATCTGTTAATAGTCAATTACGAAAAGTTATTAGAAACAAAAAAGCTTTTCCTAATGATATGTCAGTTTTTAAAATATTTTATTTAGCAATTGAAAATATAACAAAAAAATGAACATTGCCTATTCAAAATTGAAATACAGCAATTGCTCATTTTATGATAAAATTTGAAGACAGAATTAATCTGAACTAGTACTTTGTAAAACAAAGATACACAGATTTCTAAAAAGCCTCAAATGGATGGTATAAATAAATCTGTTTCTTCTTTAACTTTTGACAATGATGATAATATTTATGCAGGAGTTTGAACTGGTTCATATCAATCTCCTAAGTAATGGTGAAGTTTACAAATGTTTAGCAGGAGAAACAAACTTTAAACCAATGTCTGGAATAAAAGGGGGAGTACTATCATTAGTTTTTAATAAAAATACAAATTTTTTATATGTTACTACATGAAACGGAGATGGAAAAACTAAAACTAATGATGGTTCACTTTATAAATGCTTACCACCAAATAATGTCTTTACTTTAGTTCAAAAAAATTTACCAGCTATATGACATCTAAAAACCAAAGATAGTAAACCATTTATTGAACTTGAATATTAACAAATATCAAAAAAATATAATTGAAATTAATAATTATTAATTTAACATTATTGAAAAATTGATTTCAATTAAATTACATAATTAATTTCTAATGAAAAACAATTTAATTATTTTTCATTAGAGATTTTTAATATTTATATTTTCTAATTTTATTAAACTTCTAATCACTTTAAAATTAAGATTTTACTTCTTAAATTCCAAATTTAATATTGATAACTGATCAGATGAAATTTCACTAGGACTATTTGTTAATAAACAAATACCACGATTATTTTTAGGAAAAGCAATAGTATCACGAATTGATTCATTCTTAATTAAAATCATTAATAAACGATCAATGCCAAAAGCAATACCACCATGTGGAGGAACTCCGTAATTAAAAGCTGATAAGAAAAAACCAAATTTATTTTCAATTTTTGTTTTACTTAAATCTAATAATTCAAAAATCTTTTTCTGTAATTTATAATCATGAATTCTAATGCTCCCACCAGCAATTTCAAAACCATTTAAAACCAAATCATAAGCATCTGCAGTTAAAGTTCCTAAATCTTTATTTTTTATATCTAATAATTTTTCAGGATTTTTTGGACTTGTAAAAGGATGATGACAAGCTTGTCATTTATTTTCTTCCTGTTCAAACATTGGTCAATCAATAATTCAAATAAATTCAAAGTTTTCAATATTATTCATAAAATCTTTATGATTAATTCGTTTTGACAAATCATTAATATAAAAACTTCTAATAGCACCCATAACTTTATTAGCAACATCTTGTTGTTCATATGCGAAAATTAAAAAATTATTATATTTTATTTTTGATATTTCTTCTGCTAAAACTAAATCATCAAACTTTACTTTAGAATTATTATGAATAATTTTTTTCTTAATTAAGTCATAAATTATTAATGTTTTTCCTCCATGCTGATTGCTAATTTCTGTTAATTTTTTTATAGTTGTTTCATTCATTTTATCATTAACTATAAAACCCTTATAAATAAATCCATCACTATTATTGTTAATATTAATATTTATTAACTTACATGTACAACGCAAATCAGGTTTATCACTACCATATAAATCCATTGCTTGATCATAGGTAATCGATGAAAATGTTGAGGGAATATTACCAATTTTTAAAGTATTAAAAAGACTTATTAGCATATTTTCTACTATTAATTTAATTTCTTTACTAGTAGTAAATGCCATTTCTAAGTCTAATTGTTGAAATTCGGGTTGTCTATCAGCACGAAAATCTTCATCACGAAAACATTTAGCAATTTGATAATATTTGTCAATACCTGATATCATTAATAATTGCTTATAAATTTGTGGTGATTGTGGTAAAGCATAAAAATGTTTTTTTTGAATACGAGCAGGAACTAAAAAATCACGAGCACCTTCTGGTGTTGATTTTGTTAAGCAAGGAGTATCAATTTCTAAAAAATTATTTTGATTCAAAAATGTTCGTAAGCAACTAAGAACTTGGTGTTTAAATTTAATATTATAATTCATTGCTGGTCTTCTTAAATCTAAATAGCGATATTGTAAACGTAATTCTTCACTAGCAAGCGTATTATCATTTTTAATAACAAATGGTAAATTAATAGAATTGCTTAATATTTCAATATCTTTTGCTACTACTTCAATCATATCATTAGCAGTTTTTGCATCTTTATTTTTTCGTAAGACAACTGTTCCAATTACTTTTAAAACAGATTCAACTTTAACATTTTTTATTTCTTGATAATATCCGTTATCTGGTTTAACAATGACTTGTGTTGTTCCATACATATCACGTAAATCAATAAAAATACCAAATTTATTAATACGAATATCTTTAACTCAACCACTAATAATAATTTCTTTTGTAATATCACCCTGCGTTAAATTACCACATGTATGAGTTCTAAAGAGTTTTTCCATATTCTTCATTCTCCTCTAATAATAGATTTTTAACCTTACTAAGTAATTGCTGTTCAGTATCAAAAATTAATTTTATCATTTCTTTTTTAACAAAAGAATAAAAACTAACCTGATTTTTTTCTTTTAAAAATAGTATATTTTTGGCTAAACTACGATCAATAATCTGTGACTTATTTTTATCTTGATATAAATTATATTCCATATCAATATGATAATTTTCTTTACGTAATTGTAATAATAAATCGGAAGCCATTATTAATCCTAATTCGCTTAAAGCAATAATTTGTAAATCAATAATTGGTGGTTTATTAATATTTTTATTTTCTACCAATAATAACATTAATCTTTCAATACCAATTGCAAAACCAATAGCAGGTATTTTTAATGGTGAGCCCAATTCATTAAATAAATTATCATATCTACCACCACCAAGTAAAGTATTTTGACTTTCACCAATTCGTGAATCAATAGTAGTTATTTCAAAAATAATACCATTATAATAATCTAAACCACGAACTAAATGCTCATCAATAATAAAATTAACTTTATTATTTTTTAAACTATTAATAATGTTTGTAAAATATGTTTTTTCTTCATTAGTTAAAAAATCATTTAAATATGGTATTTCTAAATTTAATTTAGTACAAATTTTACAATCAAGAACTCTTAGTGGCGATACATTAACTCTAATTTGACAATTTTCACACAATTGCTTACTTTGATTTAATAATTGTTCTTTAAGTGCTATTTGATATTTATTTTTTGTTTCATTAGATCCAAAATAATTAATATTTAAAGTTAAATTTGGTATTGAAAAACTTTTTATCATTTCTAGGGCCATCATCATTACTTCAACATCAACTAAAGGATGTTTAACACCAACAGTTTCGATACCAAATTGATTAAATTGACGTTGACGCCCTTTTTGAGGTCTTTCATATCGAAACATTGAACCATAATAAAAATACTTTAACGTTTGCTTAGATTTATATAATTTATTTTCAATTATAGCACGAACAATACCTGCTGTTCCTTCAGGACGAAGAGCTAATAATCTATCATTTTTATCATTAAATTGATAAATTTCTTTCTGAATAATATCAGTTGTATCTCCCACAGCTCGTAAAAATAGTTGAGCATTTTCAAAAATAGGAGTAATAAATTCTTGATAATTATATTTAATTGCACACTGTGTTAAAGATTTAATAATATTACGATATATAATAACCTCTTCATTATACATATCACGTGTTCCTCTTGCTTTTTGAAATTGCATACTTTTTTTACTCCTTTTAATAAAAATAAATCTTCTAAAAAAACGTTCCTTTATTTTAGGAACGTTTCTTAACGCGGTACCATCCTAATTCATTTACAAAGTAAATGCACTTAATTATAATTTATCATATTTAATTAATTAATAATACAAGCTATTTAATGTCATAAAATTAGTTAACAAATGTTTGCACCAACCACACTGTCTCCTAATGTTTACCCTAAATTTACTTTTAAATGCTGAAAATATTATACTAAAATATTACATAATTATTCTGTTTATTGCAATAATATCAGGAATTTTTTTAATTGATGAAATAATTTGATGTAAACGTTCAATATTAGAAACTTTAATTAAAATTTTTAAACTTCCATGATTTTCCTTAAGCTTATTATTAGCATCAATACTTTGAATTTGTGCCTTTAAATAGCCCAAAATATTTAAAACATCAGTCATCAATGCTGGTCGATCTAAATATTGAATTTGAATTTTTGAATTATAAAGATGATGACTGGTTGCTAATAAATTTCACTTAGTATCAATAATACGTTCTTTACGCTCTGGCAAACTAACATTAGGACAAATTAAACGATGAACTTTAATACCTTGCCCTTTAGTAATATAACCCGCAATTGGTTCATCAGGGATAGGTAAGCAACAATGAGCCAATGATGTTTTAGTATTGGGGGCATTTTCAATAATAATTTCATTATTACTACTTAAATTCATTGTTGTTTGTTGTTTAGTTTTTAATTCTTGAAATGTTGCTGAATCACTATATAAAATAGTAGTAACCGCCTGTTCAATTGTATAAGTTCCATTAGCAACATCTAAGCAAAAATCTTCATACGTTTTATATTTTAATGATCTAATTCTTGACATAATAACATTACGTTTTGCAATTTTTCAACGAATGTGATTTTCAATAATATATTCTTCTATTTTTTCCTTTGTTTTTTTTATTTTCTCTTTGTTTTCTGTATCTTTAATTTTATTTTCTTGATTAAATTTTTCTTGCTGATTATTTAAATATTTTTTTATTTTATGTTGAGCAAAATTGGTCTTAACAATATTTAATCAATCACGAGAAGGACGTGCGGTTTTTGCAGTTTTAATTTCAACAATATCACCTGATTTTAAAACAGTATTAATAGGAGAATAAATACCATTTATTCTTGCACCTACTGTTGTTTCACCAATTTCAGTATGAACTTTAAAAGCAAAATCTAAAACAGTTGAACCAAATGGTAATGTTATAACATTACCATTTGGAGTTAATACATAAATTAAATCACTAAAAATATCTTGTCGAATTTCTTTTTCTAAATTATTATCTTTGGCAATATTATCTGCTAATATGTTTTCATCAACATTTGGATTTAAGTCATTTAAATTTAATATTTCTTGAAAAATATTTAATTTTTCATCAATTTCTGCTTGACGTTTCTTAGGATTTTTATTTTCCCCTTCTTTATATCTTCAATGCGAAGCTGCACCTGCTTCAGCAAAATCTTCCATTTCTTCAGTTCTAATTTGTAATTCATAAATTTCATTATCAAAAACAACAGATGTATGTAATGATTGATACATATTATTTTTTGGTGTTGCAATATAATCTTTAAATCTACCCGGAACAGGAGTAAAACTTTGATGAATATAACCCAAAATGGCATAACAACTATCAATAGAATTAGTAACAACTCTAATTGCTAAAATATCATGTATATCATCAAAATCTTTTCCAAAATAATACATTTTACGATAAATAGAATATAAGTGTTTACTACGACCATAAATTTTAAAAATTAAATTTTTATGTTGTGATAATGTTTTACTTAATTCTTTAATAATTTCATTAACTAATTTTTCACGTTTTTCACGATCCAAATTAATAAGGTTATCAATTTTTTTATATTCTTTAGGATGTAATACTGCAAAAGAACGATCTTCTAGTTCTGATTGTAATTTACGCATACCTAGACGATGAGCAATAGAAGCATAAACTTCTAAAGTTTCTTTAGCAATAATTATTTGTTTTTCGGGATTTAAAAAATTAATAGTTCTAATATTATGTAAACGATCTGCCATTTTAATAATAATGACACGAATATCATGAGCTAAACTTAAATATAATTTACGTAAATAATTAGCTTTAATTTCATTTCTTTTTTCTTTTGCAAAATGACTAACTTTAGTTACAGCTAAAACTAAATTAGCAACTTCCAAACCAAATTCTGCTGCTAACTCATCAAAAGTTGTTGGTGTATCTTCTAAAATATCATGTAAAAAGCCTGCTTGTATTGAAGAGACATCTAAATGTCATAATACTAAATTATATGCTGTTGATAAAACATGATAAATATAAGGATCACCATTCTTTCGATATTGATCTTTATGTTTTAATAATGCATATTCATAAGCTACTTTAATTTTTGTAATTTGCTTAGGATCTTTGATAAATGTTTTTGCTTCCGCTAATAATTGGTTAAAATCTTTACAAGTTAAATTATTCATTATTTACTACTTATTAAAACTGAATTATTTCTAACAGCGGAATATTATCAAAATGATGTTTATTAGCAAATTCAGAAAGCGAAATTAAAGTAGCAATGCCAACTGATTGAGCATTACTTTGTTTTATTAAATTAAGACAAGCATTAATTGTTCCTGAAGTTGCAATCAAATCATCAATTATTACTACTTTATCTTTTGTTGAAAGTACATTTTGCTGCATTTCTAATATAGCAGTACCGTACTCTAAATCATAAGTTACTTTATAGGTTTTACCTGGTAATTTACCTTTTTTGCGTGCAAGAACTAATTTGATACCCAACTTATATGCTATAGCAGCACCAAAAATAAATCCTCTTGCTTCAGGTGCTAAAATTGCTGTTGCTCCACATTTTTTAATAAAATCTACAAAAATATTAACAACACTTTGAAATGCTTCTGGATTACTTAATATTGGGTTAATATCTTTAAATTGGATACCTTTAATTGGAAAATCAGGAATATTAATAATATTTTTTTTTAATGATTCTTTTGTCATTGCAACCACCTATTCATTAATACCTTTAATAACATATTCATCTGCACCAATGAAATGTTTTTTAATTTTATTAATACGTTTTTTATATCTATAAACTCTTCATTTCTCAAAATAAGTTCAAATAAAAGGAGCAATAAAGTAAGATGATACTAAACTTACTATACAACCTATTAATAATGATAAACTAACTATTCAGAAACTAGGAATAATAAACATAACAATTACTGATGTTATTAACACTACACCATTAATAACTAATGTTCTTGGTAAAGCCTTTTGAACACTTTTATTTGAAATTTCAATTATTTCTTCTGTGCTAATAACTTGTGTTTGATTATTATTAATCTTAATTTCACGAATATTATCAAAAATTGACATAATACTAATTATTGTTAAAATCATTACTCCCAATAATATTCCAACAATTGAAGTAGAAATTACAATTTGGAAAATACTAATAATAGCAAGTGTCATTAGTAAACTAAAAATAATAGCTAAAATTAAAGGAATAACATAAGTTAATTGAAATCTAATAATAATATAAATTAAAATAACAATAAAAGATAAAGCAATTGAAATAATCATATTAACTAATAAATCTACACCTGACTTAGCAACAACTAGATCAATTTCTCCTCATTGTAAAATAGATTCTTGTTTTCAATTTCTAGTAATCTCCCCTAAAAAATTCTTAAACCTTTGCTGCATACTTTGAGAATTTACTGTTGTTTGAACAATAATTTTAAACTGATATGGTTTTCCTTCACCACCAGCAATTAAGGAAAAATTAATATTTTTAAAATATTTACTAAATTGACTATTATTTTGAATTTCTTTACTAATAAAATCTTTTGCTAATTCTGCTTCTTTAATAATATTGTAACTAGGATCACTTGGATCTTGAGTAATTGTACCCATTCCAACAAAATCAGTTCGTTGATCAAAACCAGAACCAAAATTAGAACCAATTACACCATAAGTAATACCTGAAGCAAGAACAATAACAGCAGAGCCCGAAAGAATTCATTTTGTTAATTTATGAAAATAATTTCAGTTACTTATTTTAAGTTTTGAAAAAACATTTTTAAAATTAACTAATATTTTTTTGTCTTTTGTTTTAACTATTTGAATTTTTAACGGTTTTAATGCATTAATTAATTCTTGTTTCAGTTTATTAATTTCTTGTGAAAGATTTAATTTTAAATCTTTTACTTTTGACTTATAAACTGATCTTGATTTACTATGTTCTTTTTTTAATTGCTGCTTATCAACTTTAAATTTTTTAATTAATTCTTTAACTTTATTTTTATAATTAATTTGAAGCTGACATTTTTCTGAAATTAATTGTTTTTTTATTTTTTTATCATCAGTTTTAATATTATTTGTATCTATTAAATTATTTAAAACTATAGTCCTTTTTCTACTAATATTATTAGTTCCTAAAAGTTGAGGTTTATTTTCTAACCAGTTATTTCGTAATAATGTTCATAACATTAATCTTAATAAGATAATTCCAAA
This genomic window contains:
- a CDS encoding IS256 family transposase codes for the protein MAKKQNINNNDPISKAVDLLLENTEDLTTVFKEGGLYKELTKRLVEKMLNSEMQNYLGYEKNQHSNTENARNGTSSKKLITQQGKIEIDVPRDRNSDFTPVIVAKRQRRFDGFDQQVLSLYAKGMTLSDIRMQLQELYHGADISESVISQITDDVIDDVKAWQNRPLESVYPIVYFDCIVVKVRQDKRIINKSVYIALGVDLEGKKDVLGLWISENEGAKFWLANFTEMKNRGLNDILIACSDNLTGMSEAIQAVYPKTEHQLCIVHQIRNSLKYVSYKHRKTLVTDLKPIYSACSEEQAMQALESFESKWNKQYPQIAKSWYKNWENLMIFISYPAEIKRVIYTTNAIESVNSQLRKVIRNKKAFPNDMSVFKIFYLAIENITKKWTLPIQNWNTAIAHFMIKFEDRINLN
- a CDS encoding IS256 family transposase, with product MAKAVDLLLENTEDLTTVFKEGGLYKELTKRLVEKMLNSEMQNYLGYEKNQHSNTENARNGTSSKKLITQQGKIEIDVPRDRNSDFTPVIVAKRQRRFDGFDQQVLSLYAKGMTLSDIRMQLQELYHGADISESVISQITDDVIDDVKAWQNRPLESVYPIVYFDCIVVKVRQDKRIINKSVYIALGVDLEGKKDVLGLWISENEGAKFWLANFTEMKNRGLNDILIACSDNLTGMSEAIQAVYPKTEHQLCIVHQIRNSLKYVSYKHRKTLVTDLKPIYSACSEEQAMQALESFESKWNKQYPQIAKSWYKNWENLMIFISYPAEIKRVIYTTNAIESVNSQLRKVIRNKKAFPNDMSVFKIFYLAIENITKKWTLPIQNWNTAIAHFMIKFEDRINLN
- the aspS gene encoding aspartate--tRNA ligase, whose protein sequence is MEKLFRTHTCGNLTQGDITKEIIISGWVKDIRINKFGIFIDLRDMYGTTQVIVKPDNGYYQEIKNVKVESVLKVIGTVVLRKNKDAKTANDMIEVVAKDIEILSNSINLPFVIKNDNTLASEELRLQYRYLDLRRPAMNYNIKFKHQVLSCLRTFLNQNNFLEIDTPCLTKSTPEGARDFLVPARIQKKHFYALPQSPQIYKQLLMISGIDKYYQIAKCFRDEDFRADRQPEFQQLDLEMAFTTSKEIKLIVENMLISLFNTLKIGNIPSTFSSITYDQAMDLYGSDKPDLRCTCKLINININNNSDGFIYKGFIVNDKMNETTIKKLTEISNQHGGKTLIIYDLIKKKIIHNNSKVKFDDLVLAEEISKIKYNNFLIFAYEQQDVANKVMGAIRSFYINDLSKRINHKDFMNNIENFEFIWIIDWPMFEQEENKWQACHHPFTSPKNPEKLLDIKNKDLGTLTADAYDLVLNGFEIAGGSIRIHDYKLQKKIFELLDLSKTKIENKFGFFLSAFNYGVPPHGGIAFGIDRLLMILIKNESIRDTIAFPKNNRGICLLTNSPSEISSDQLSILNLEFKK
- the hisS gene encoding histidine--tRNA ligase, coding for MQFQKARGTRDMYNEEVIIYRNIIKSLTQCAIKYNYQEFITPIFENAQLFLRAVGDTTDIIQKEIYQFNDKNDRLLALRPEGTAGIVRAIIENKLYKSKQTLKYFYYGSMFRYERPQKGRQRQFNQFGIETVGVKHPLVDVEVMMMALEMIKSFSIPNLTLNINYFGSNETKNKYQIALKEQLLNQSKQLCENCQIRVNVSPLRVLDCKICTKLNLEIPYLNDFLTNEEKTYFTNIINSLKNNKVNFIIDEHLVRGLDYYNGIIFEITTIDSRIGESQNTLLGGGRYDNLFNELGSPLKIPAIGFAIGIERLMLLLVENKNINKPPIIDLQIIALSELGLIMASDLLLQLRKENYHIDMEYNLYQDKNKSQIIDRSLAKNILFLKEKNQVSFYSFVKKEMIKLIFDTEQQLLSKVKNLLLEENEEYGKTL
- a CDS encoding RelA/SpoT family protein; this encodes MNNLTCKDFNQLLAEAKTFIKDPKQITKIKVAYEYALLKHKDQYRKNGDPYIYHVLSTAYNLVLWHLDVSSIQAGFLHDILEDTPTTFDELAAEFGLEVANLVLAVTKVSHFAKEKRNEIKANYLRKLYLSLAHDIRVIIIKMADRLHNIRTINFLNPEKQIIIAKETLEVYASIAHRLGMRKLQSELEDRSFAVLHPKEYKKIDNLINLDREKREKLVNEIIKELSKTLSQHKNLIFKIYGRSKHLYSIYRKMYYFGKDFDDIHDILAIRVVTNSIDSCYAILGYIHQSFTPVPGRFKDYIATPKNNMYQSLHTSVVFDNEIYELQIRTEEMEDFAEAGAASHWRYKEGENKNPKKRQAEIDEKLNIFQEILNLNDLNPNVDENILADNIAKDNNLEKEIRQDIFSDLIYVLTPNGNVITLPFGSTVLDFAFKVHTEIGETTVGARINGIYSPINTVLKSGDIVEIKTAKTARPSRDWLNIVKTNFAQHKIKKYLNNQQEKFNQENKIKDTENKEKIKKTKEKIEEYIIENHIRWKIAKRNVIMSRIRSLKYKTYEDFCLDVANGTYTIEQAVTTILYSDSATFQELKTKQQTTMNLSSNNEIIIENAPNTKTSLAHCCLPIPDEPIAGYITKGQGIKVHRLICPNVSLPERKERIIDTKWNLLATSHHLYNSKIQIQYLDRPALMTDVLNILGYLKAQIQSIDANNKLKENHGSLKILIKVSNIERLHQIISSIKKIPDIIAINRIIM
- a CDS encoding adenine phosphoribosyltransferase translates to MTKESLKKNIINIPDFPIKGIQFKDINPILSNPEAFQSVVNIFVDFIKKCGATAILAPEARGFIFGAAIAYKLGIKLVLARKKGKLPGKTYKVTYDLEYGTAILEMQQNVLSTKDKVVIIDDLIATSGTINACLNLIKQSNAQSVGIATLISLSEFANKHHFDNIPLLEIIQF